The DNA sequence tgcttcttcattttcaaactTACCTTCTAGGAGTGGATCGACAGCATCACATAACCTACACGTTCCATAAAGATCCCAGGTCTTTATGAAATAAGATAGGTTAAATTATGATTACTGAAAAGCGGATGTGAAAATTTGTTCACGAAATAAAGATTTAGCGGATATGCAAGAGAAACAATTTTGTTTACCATCTGTAGGATAGAAATCGAACTTGAAAGGACGGAAATGTTCCTCTTTCCACAGACGATTTCGATGACAAGAACTCCAAAACTGTAAACATCCGCCTTCTCAGTCAACTTGCCACGAACGATATACTCTGGAGCCATATAACCTCTAAGCAAGAAAATTTAGTACTCTTCTATGTTAGAAAAGATAAAGAAGTCTttgaagcaaaaaataaaaacgaaaacaGGCGGAGCGCAGCTTACAGTGTGCCAGCAATGGCAGTGCTTATGTGAGTTTTATCTTCAGGGAACATTCTAGCAAGTCCAAAATCAGCAATCTTCGCCATGAATTCCTCGTCGAGCAGAATGTTGCTCAGTTTTATATCCCTATGAATGATCCTCAATTTCGATTCTTCGTGAAGATAGGCCAAGCCCTCAGCTGTTCCCAGTACGATTTTATACCTCAAATCCCACCTCAGTGGTTCCACATTATTTTTCACTGAAAATTGATAGAGGGATGAACTGTAAGAATATGTAAATCGACTGATGATGTGAAAAACCAACGGAGTAGAGAAAATTACCAATAAAATAATCATGAAGGCTTTTATTTGGGACATACTCATAAACAAGAAGGCTTTCGGGGCCTGTAATGCTGCATCCCAACAGCTTTACAAGATTTTTATGATGGATTCCGCTGATCAAATTGACTTCATTGAAGAAATGATCCACCCATTGCCTTGTGTTGAAGAACAGCCTCTTTATGGCAACAACCTTGCCATCCGGCAAAACTCCCTGTGTTGACATAAAGGAAAAACTCCCCAGTCAATTCCATTTATCGAAATCTGATACCTACGCAGAACGAAAGGAGAAATTACCTTATACACTGAGCCAGATCCTCCTTGCCCAAGCTTGTTGGAATCATGAAAGTAATTGGTGGCCTTTTCGAGAACTTCGTATGAAAAATTGAGTTGGGACTTATTCACAGTGGCCAACAGAGCTCCGAATTGCTTTTTCTCTGAAGCAGCTGTgaaattaaaacaagaaaataaaattaatccaAAGCTTAAAGAAAGAAGCATCTAAACAGAATATCAAATCAAAACCGTGGTACCTTTCCTCCTCGTCAGtattttcttccttgcacaGAAAGCAACTGCGGAAATAGTCAGCACAACAGCAAATGCAGCAGATGTTACAGCCAAAGCTATCGCCAAGCCGCGGCGTCCTGTCAAACAATTTGCATATGAAATTGTCACTCAGCAATATATTCCAGCATTAACAACACAAAACCAAAATTTACAAGTCCACACAATTTCAAGTTTCCTACTTTAAGAAACAAATCATCGCCATTCATCACATCAAACTCTAAAATCAAATCAGATGGTCCGAAATTTGAATCCAAACTACCAAAAAATTGAACTTTTCTTAGACGGTAAACGAGAAAATGTAAAAAGTTCCAGTTAATCATAGAGCAGTCCGCTCTGCATAACTGGAGtttagattagattagaatatCGCTCGAACAAGAAAAAAACAACTAACCTCCATTTTGGCCTACATCATCGGTGACTGTATTGTTATCATAGAACTTCTGAGTCGAATACCTCAAGTAACAACCAGCATTCAAAACCCTCCCTTCTTCTTTCGGAGGGCAAGACCCGATTCTCCTAACGGCGTCAGCCAAACACTCCTCGCAACCAGGCCCCTTCACAAACTCCCAACACTGCGCCAACCCGTAAACCGAAACGTTCCCTTCACCCACCGCAAACCCAGCAGAAAACCCATCATTCTTAGGCGACGTCGAGCTCAAATTCCTCACCAACCTCAGAGCATTATCCTTAAAAACTGTCCGATTCCGACCAAAATCTCTGTCCCCACAAACGGTCCTGTCCTGGGGACTCAAGCTCTGGTTGAAGAAATCGAAATCATCGTACCGGAGATAGCAACCGTCGAAGAAAAGGCGGCCGCCGAGAGTTCCTTTCTGAAACGGGAGGCACCCTAAAACCTTGGTCTTGCACTGGGCGAAGCAGAGGTCGCAGTCTTGCTTGGAGAGGTCTCTCATGCACTCGCCGAAAGCGAAAACGGTGGCGTTTCCAGTTCCGGTGACGGCGGTGGCGTATTTTCGGGTGGCAATCTGTGGGGTGACGGCGTCCATGGCTGCTAAGAAGTTGGCGATGAAGGTTTGACGTTCTGGGATCGGAGCTGTGTCGTTTGTGCATATCATAGCTGCCTGAGTGGCCCTCGGATCAGACCGAGCACTATTTAGAAACAAAAACAGAGGAAAGAACCAAAGTAAGATAAATTTGGACATGTTAGAGTTTGATTTGGTACAAAGTTGTATGAAAATGGTTGGATTGAGTAATCTGTGTTTATAGGGTAATTGGGATTCAAGAAAATGTTGTGGCTTTTTCTAAATTTGAAAACCGGAAAAGTTGAAACGAttaatggagaaattttttatttgaactcgTATAACCACATTATAGTATTATACatcaaacttaaattttaaatgtaaataattttttttatcttattgcataaattaccatcaagtacaagataaaattaagaatgaaactagaaactatcAATAAACCCACATCTAATAATCAAACCCTACCACCACACAATCTTTATCTTATATTCATTCTGGCTAAAATAAAGAGttacaagagaaaaaaaataagagacaaaaGTTTTAATGTGATCATGACAACCAATGCtacataaaaagaaataaagaacaTGGAGATGGAGACTATACTATGAAATTTTAATTTCCTTGACATCAATCTATGATTTAACAATCAAGGCCTGCAATTGTTCACCTCTTTGTTGTACCTTGCTGCATTGGTATTGACCTTCTTTGCAAACATGCTTTCGTACAGTTCTTAATGCTTCATTTCAAGTATTATACAGTTCTCGATTTTGGAtttatattttctaaatggatgtaaagataaatttacatattgaattgggtttgtgagggtagttTAGGTCGTAAATTTcagtttaaagagatattaatagatTTGTTAAAAGTaatatgagtgtagaaaataagTTGGGTATAAAAAGAGATTATATGGGtctaaataaaatttctcattaaCCAATTGTGACAGTACAATAGATATGACGGTGATAGAGTGACCAAGTGGTGACACAGGGTCTGGGTAGACTGGTTATAGGCGCTTTGTCGGGTGAAAATGAAGATGGGATACATGGATATATTAGCTTCTCATTTTTTAAGTAAAGAATAATATTATGGCTTTTCAGCCAAAATGGTCCGTGAGATTTGGATAACTCCTTACTTTGatccttgagatttgaaatcgatagaattggtccttgagtttgtccacaatcaatcattttggtcattctatgaaaaatctccataaaataagaataaaatgacaaaaataccctcaatttttgtcaaatcattttgtcCTATTGTTTAATatattgagggtaattttgtcatttcgatccttatttaacataatttttcaccaagggatcaaaatgattgatggtggacaatcttagggaccacttctattgatttcaaatctcaatgaccaaagtAAGGAGTTaggcaaatctcatggaccattttggttaaaaagccTAATATTATTAGGCCGTAATACTAGAtgaaattcaaaaaattaagaattgaaatgatactttttctttgaactcaattcaACGTGTTCTAAGTTCGAAACCTCTTCATGCTCGTTTGTCGGTAATTGAAATGATattgaagaaaattgaggttctttaaaatcaattagcAATATGGGAAGTAGGCcaatttacttaaattcataaaaaatctttcttttttccgATGTGGGACTGGTCCgtaatcaaattaaaaattaagaattaaGTTTCATTTACAGGTTACTCATGTGTTTATTTACTATGTGATAAAAGAAAACATAAGTGAGAGATACAATTAGAAAATGTTACATGTTTTTTGTTCTTTAAAACCACATCTAAAGGAGATGTtgaattttaaacataaattttaaatttgaaggCTTATGTGACAATTTGaacatttttcaaatatttttctcCAATCAATCTGTCaaatttaaactattatttattttcataattgtaataaatatttttaaaacaaaataataataattaaatgatgaaAAACAATCACTAAAGAATAGATTTGAAGCTGCAATTAAATTGGACAACAACTTCCTTTATTGTCATTCCATGTTATACCACATTGGAATTGACATTCAGTTAGAAAATACTAACACTGTTTTTCTTTTACAACTATTACTTATGTGGACTTTGTTACTCTTATTTTGAAGATGCTCTAAAGTcctcaagaaaaattaaataattatttttcaaaataataaaacatatgTTAAAATATTATCGAGCATATTAAAAAATAGTATTCATAATTAAGCGCTAATGAGTAATGACAGTAAGGTCTCATGTTACAAGTTGTAAAAAAAGTCAGAGTCAACCGTCAAAGTCTGCTAGCGGAGTTGCTGCCGTTAGGAAATAAATTACGAAATGCGGAGGAGCTTTCGGTTCCTCCATCTTCCGGCTTTTGGATGAGGCCAAAAGAGCTTTCAGCGTTGACAATTTCACAACCAATTGGGTGGGGCCATGTGGATGGAGATGCGGCTTCTCGAATCAGTGAAAAGGACATATCGAATCCGAGGCCCAATCAATTTTTTACAACGTAGGAGGCTCAATCTGAAGAAGCCTGTTTCCGGAGCCATAATGGTCGAGCTTGTATTTGGTTTCTCAAGCCCACAACAAAAAtgtttgtgtttctttttgttccaATTGGTGGTCTTTTGGCATGCATGAAAAGACGCATGAATGCATAAAATTTTTGAAGTTTCGATACAAAACTTCAAAATGTTTTTGGCATCGTATTATACTTATTTAACATGATTTTTAGTCTTTTAGTGCTAAAATGTATGatttaatattatattagttTATCCGCATGCGCTCACGAGTATGcgagaggttttttttttttttttcaattatgaaCGCAGAGCGCCTCTAAAAACATGTTTTGTTAGTTGATACGTTAATTTGTAAAtgattgtgttttttctttttagtaaAACAATGAACATGATTTTTATTGTAACAAATTCAAGATATAACGAACAACTTTAGTCATTAAACActctacaaaaataaatttatactcAAAAGGAAATAATGAAATATGAGATTCACTCTTTCCCTAGGAATACATTGAAGTAATATATAAATTTGAACTTACTTTCAAGTGGACTCATGATTTTGCATCTTTAGTACAACTTACTTGTATTGGCTTTCTCTTCTTCACGAACCAATGATGTAAAacattgttgttattgttgttttttaaatttattgacTTGCAGTTGCAATATATGAAGAACCAATTTTATTAGGAGCATGTTATCGCATTTCTTCATAGAAAAACCAACACAAAGTAAACGGATCCCATAAAGAAAAAGAGCCAAGTTGGAACGTGTCGATACACCGGTTCAATATCTAATTCATAATATTTTCAGCTTCAAACTTCATAGCTGTGCAAGCGAAGAAAACTGCAAGTAACACAATCCAACCAAGCAATCATCTAACTTTTTTTTATGGAAAGCATATATACATCAGTACTCTCGCATCCCAAACCCAAATAAATAAGCCAATAGAAAGCAAACCTAATAATCTCGCataaaaaaactgaaacaaGATAAATATGAAATGTTTAATCCTAGTTAGaacatttttaatgaaaagatgCAAGTTTGAAATTTTAAGATCACATGTatgttttatttctgtttttgacAGATATAAATGTGAATCGTTCTAATTCAATTTAGAGATGTAGATTTGAGATCTCATTTATTTATTCTCTTTAATAAGCAAAGTAAGCCTTAAAATTTACATTTTCTTGTCATGAGCATTTTACATCCTTTCAAAACctatttgtttgaaaatttctcCAACCAAATAATAAATGTAAATTATCAATTTCAAAGCATTTgcatactaattttttttaggtATAAGTCGCATCCTACCACATCGATGGCAGACTAAATTCCCTCCCATAACCTTCTCATACTACATGATGGGGCGGTAGTGAATTCTTTGATTTAAAGTTGATTAACATTATATTTATCACAATGATGACTTACGACTTGTAACTGATGAATTGCTTATTGATggtcaggttttttttttcaaccaacTGTCATGACTTTAAACCCTCATTTTCTCCATCAGTATAAATTAATTTGTGTAGAATATCACTTGTAATGAGTTACAAATGAAAGAACTGGGCGGCAATAACGATATATAAAGCGGCTGCATAATGGCGCCGACCGGTTCCACCTGTGGCCCACGGCGTGCGAGAGGAAGACAGAGAGCGGCGTGCGAGAGGAAGACAGAGAGCTTAAACCCTAGCATTATAGCATTTCCTGATTCGCACCACACAGCCTTTTCATCAACGTGTGAACcaccttctctttctcttctcttttcacccaaaaaagctACAAACCCTAGAAACTTCAATTAAAGTAGGGGTGTGCTATTcatacacatttttttacctctcacacatcccttgttaatttctcattgttgatcttcttcaatttatctaatctgacggccgaaaatttaaaagggtgtgagaagtaaacatgggtgtgtagatatcacatcccttaaTATTGTAAATGACCAATGGGGTTTCCAACTTGTAGCTATAAAACCTGCCACtccttttatatttgttttatcaTGCATGCCAAAACGAAAAGAAAGTGAGACTCTCTCCACTTTCTCAATCACAAATATTCTCCTTTTGCCATCCCCATCTGCTGGTTTTGGTCGGTGAACATTCTCTTTGCTTGAACTAAAAACATAGGACCTTTTGCCATCACCTtctgctggttttggttggtgaacATTCTCTTTGCTTGAACTAAAAACATAGGACCTTTTGCCATCACCTtctgctggttttggttggtgaacATTCTCTTTGCTTGAACTAAAAACGTAGGACCATCTCCCTCTCCTACTTTGTCCTCTATTTTGCACTTCTATGAAATTAAAGTGTCTATTATTATAAAACAAATCTTAATTTGTCAGGTGAAgacatatttttctttctttaatctaCTAATTCCGGTTCTGTTCTAGATAAGGTTGGAGACTTTGGCCGCCCTTGGTATAATATAATCTGAAACTTTGGTGTTACTACCACTAGCTTATTGTCTTTTTACATGGAAGACAACCCCATTATCCAGATCAATCATTCATTAACTTTGGGCTTTAGATTCCAGCACCTTCCAATTATGAACTAAATTAAAATACAAGATTAAGGATTAAGAATGTTATCCATATTCCTAACAAATACATTACTTTTCCTCATCCAGCTTATTCATAATGGAAAAGTTAGCAATTTGGTGCATTTTGTGTTTAAGGTAATTTCGGTACTTTatgttagggttttttttggtAGAATAAGAATTATGATtacacaataaaaaaataaaataaaatcttttCCAGACGAAATAATTTGGTTTGGAAAATAAGGTTTCGTCGCCCAAAGTTATGCCTAACAGAACTTTGTTGGGCAAAATTCGTTGCACAAAGTTTTGCTCGACGAAAATAAAAAACCGTCGGACAAATGTAGTTTGTTGGATGAAATACCGAAGAGATTTTTGTTGAGCAAAATGCGTTGACCAACTTTGCTCGACGAACAAAACTTGTCCAACCAAATAATTTCATAGGGCAAAATTGTATTTTAcggaaaaaaatgaaacataTAGTTATCGGGCAAGCAATAtagagaattttttattttttttataattaaaacacatgCTTGACGACTTAATTCGTCGGCCAAActgtttgaattttattttcaaatcatatagataataattaatttttattatattaatctcaaaagatattataatataaaaaaattatttaattatattaaaattgAAATGTTCGTACAATTATATTAAAATTGAAAGACAAATTTATTCTTGGTGGCGCAATGTCTCTAAGTAAATGTGTAACTGCTTCGATTTG is a window from the Malus domestica chromosome 16, GDT2T_hap1 genome containing:
- the LOC103403044 gene encoding cysteine-rich receptor-like protein kinase 3, translated to MSKFILLWFFPLFLFLNSARSDPRATQAAMICTNDTAPIPERQTFIANFLAAMDAVTPQIATRKYATAVTGTGNATVFAFGECMRDLSKQDCDLCFAQCKTKVLGCLPFQKGTLGGRLFFDGCYLRYDDFDFFNQSLSPQDRTVCGDRDFGRNRTVFKDNALRLVRNLSSTSPKNDGFSAGFAVGEGNVSVYGLAQCWEFVKGPGCEECLADAVRRIGSCPPKEEGRVLNAGCYLRYSTQKFYDNNTVTDDVGQNGGRRGLAIALAVTSAAFAVVLTISAVAFCARKKILTRRKAASEKKQFGALLATVNKSQLNFSYEVLEKATNYFHDSNKLGQGGSGSVYKGVLPDGKVVAIKRLFFNTRQWVDHFFNEVNLISGIHHKNLVKLLGCSITGPESLLVYEYVPNKSLHDYFIVKNNVEPLRWDLRYKIVLGTAEGLAYLHEESKLRIIHRDIKLSNILLDEEFMAKIADFGLARMFPEDKTHISTAIAGTLGYMAPEYIVRGKLTEKADVYSFGVLVIEIVCGKRNISVLSSSISILQMTWDLYGTCRLCDAVDPLLEGKFENEEASRLLQIGLLCVQASAELRPAMSLVVKMLTENLEIPQPTQPPFLNSGSAEFNRKIPSRNFNSLPAESNTQSSKNSMTQSWIEPR